One genomic region from Athalia rosae chromosome 3, iyAthRosa1.1, whole genome shotgun sequence encodes:
- the LOC105685380 gene encoding protein arginine N-methyltransferase 1 isoform X2 — protein MNCITLKMETMEVAEPTVPSGKDAAATNDKDAVSVDDMTSRDYYFDSYAHFGIHEEMLKDEIRTVTYRNSMYHNKHLFKGKTVLDIGCGTGILSMFAAKAGAARVIGIECSNIVEYAKKIVEANQLSNVITILKGKVEEVTLPDGIEKVDIIISEWMGYCLFYESMLDTVLFARDKWLREDGMLFPDRATLFICGIEDRQYKDEKINWWDDVYGFDMSSIRKVAISEPLVDVVDPKQVVTNACLIKEVDLYTVTKGDLDFTSPFSLQVRRNDYVQALVTFFNIEFTKCHKRIGFSTAPEAQYTHWKQTVFYFDDYMTVKKGEEIYGVFSMKPNARNNRDLDFSVELDFKGELCEVHETNTYRMR, from the exons ATGAACTGCATC ACCCTGAAGATGGAAACAATGGAAGTTGCCGAGCCAACGGTACCATCGGGAAAAGACGCGGCAGCCACAAATGACAAGGATGCTGTTTCTGTCGACGATATGACATCTCGTGACTATTATTTTGACTCGTATGCACACTTTGGTATACACGAAGAAATGCTGAAGGATGAGATTAGAACGGTGACTTACCGAAACTCCATGTACCACAACAAGCATCTTTTCAAGGGTAAAACTGTCCTGGACATTGGCTGCGGCACAGGAATCCTCTCAATGTTTGCTGCCAAGGCGGGAGCTGCTAGAGTAATCGGAATAGAATGTTCCAATATCGTAGAATATGCTAAGAAGATTGTTGAAGCCAATCAGCTGTCCAATGTGATCACTATTCTCAAGGGTAAAGTCGAGGAAGTGACTTTACCTgatggaatagaaaaagttgatataataatatcagaaTGGATGGGCTATTGCCTTTTCTACGAGTCTATGCTTGACACCGTTTTGTTCGCTAGAGACAAGTGGCTGCGAGAAGATGGTATGCTGTTTCCGGATAGGGCAACTTTGTTCATTTGTGGAATCGAAGATCGCCAGTAcaaagatgagaaaataaactgGTGGGACGATGTCTACGGTTTTGACATGAGTAGCATAAGAAAGGTTGCAATCAGTGAGCCGCTTGTAGATGTCGTAGATCCTAAACAAGTAGTTACAAACGCTTGTCTAATAAAAGAAGTAGATTTGTACACTGTAACCAAAGGAGATCTGGATTTCACGTCGCCATTCAGTCTCCAAGTCAGGAGAAATGACTATGTACAAGCATTGGTTACGTTTTTTAATATTGAATTTACCAAGTGCCATAAACGTATCGGGTTCAGCACTGCTCCCGAAGCGCAATACACACACTGGAAACAGACTGTGTTTTACTTCGACGACTACATGACAGTAAAAAAAGGTGAAGAGATATACGGAGTGTTCTCTATGAAACCAAATGCGAGGAATAATCGGGATCTCGATTTTAGCGTGGAACTGGACTTTAAAGGCGAATTGTGCGAAGTTCACGAAACCAACACTTACCGTATGCGCTGA
- the LOC105685380 gene encoding protein arginine N-methyltransferase 1 isoform X3, with the protein METMEVAEPTVPSGKDAAATNDKDAVSVDDMTSRDYYFDSYAHFGIHEEMLKDEIRTVTYRNSMYHNKHLFKGKTVLDIGCGTGILSMFAAKAGAARVIGIECSNIVEYAKKIVEANQLSNVITILKGKVEEVTLPDGIEKVDIIISEWMGYCLFYESMLDTVLFARDKWLREDGMLFPDRATLFICGIEDRQYKDEKINWWDDVYGFDMSSIRKVAISEPLVDVVDPKQVVTNACLIKEVDLYTVTKGDLDFTSPFSLQVRRNDYVQALVTFFNIEFTKCHKRIGFSTAPEAQYTHWKQTVFYFDDYMTVKKGEEIYGVFSMKPNARNNRDLDFSVELDFKGELCEVHETNTYRMR; encoded by the coding sequence ATGGAAACAATGGAAGTTGCCGAGCCAACGGTACCATCGGGAAAAGACGCGGCAGCCACAAATGACAAGGATGCTGTTTCTGTCGACGATATGACATCTCGTGACTATTATTTTGACTCGTATGCACACTTTGGTATACACGAAGAAATGCTGAAGGATGAGATTAGAACGGTGACTTACCGAAACTCCATGTACCACAACAAGCATCTTTTCAAGGGTAAAACTGTCCTGGACATTGGCTGCGGCACAGGAATCCTCTCAATGTTTGCTGCCAAGGCGGGAGCTGCTAGAGTAATCGGAATAGAATGTTCCAATATCGTAGAATATGCTAAGAAGATTGTTGAAGCCAATCAGCTGTCCAATGTGATCACTATTCTCAAGGGTAAAGTCGAGGAAGTGACTTTACCTgatggaatagaaaaagttgatataataatatcagaaTGGATGGGCTATTGCCTTTTCTACGAGTCTATGCTTGACACCGTTTTGTTCGCTAGAGACAAGTGGCTGCGAGAAGATGGTATGCTGTTTCCGGATAGGGCAACTTTGTTCATTTGTGGAATCGAAGATCGCCAGTAcaaagatgagaaaataaactgGTGGGACGATGTCTACGGTTTTGACATGAGTAGCATAAGAAAGGTTGCAATCAGTGAGCCGCTTGTAGATGTCGTAGATCCTAAACAAGTAGTTACAAACGCTTGTCTAATAAAAGAAGTAGATTTGTACACTGTAACCAAAGGAGATCTGGATTTCACGTCGCCATTCAGTCTCCAAGTCAGGAGAAATGACTATGTACAAGCATTGGTTACGTTTTTTAATATTGAATTTACCAAGTGCCATAAACGTATCGGGTTCAGCACTGCTCCCGAAGCGCAATACACACACTGGAAACAGACTGTGTTTTACTTCGACGACTACATGACAGTAAAAAAAGGTGAAGAGATATACGGAGTGTTCTCTATGAAACCAAATGCGAGGAATAATCGGGATCTCGATTTTAGCGTGGAACTGGACTTTAAAGGCGAATTGTGCGAAGTTCACGAAACCAACACTTACCGTATGCGCTGA
- the LOC105685385 gene encoding AT-rich interactive domain-containing protein 4B, with product MLGDDPPYLSVGTEVSAKYKGAFCEAKIRKVVRSVKCRVTYKQGLGTATVTDDQIKGTLRVGASVEAKHNDRKEFVEATVTKIQDCSQYTVVFDDGDITTLRRTALCLKSGRHFAESETLDQLPLTHPEHFGNPVIGGRRGRRSRQAQDESSDDEDSPPRGARESGSGGLGKECAETEPEIGRVVCVELGDKKKKDNWFPGLVVAPTAQDTVRIRVRDDYLVRSFKDARYYTVPKKEATEFTKELVNKVENNALRVAVEKALLFLDKNELPPHWDRDSLFGNADSSGNSDSDGELDSDSSDDEPREEKDHFVAQLYKFMDDRGTPINNCPMIGTQDIDLYRLFRAVYKLGGYNRVTNQNQWKSITRRLGFPIQSTSSTHGLVKQQYKKFLHSFEDFYRKLGCTMVNHPRGGTRKQRPGRSLIRDRDRSTPVPPQMPSFKFEKEEDEKRIEIEEKRDKKDVKKEIIKEEEVLKITKKEDFDKSGDGHESDVIVDGEEESSSSEKSLKASIVTPPVVVATTSIVATTSTPIKVKSSKVIKEEKRKPLSDKKKGDTKKLGEKKEEKVKQQEEEQPTVTRSKSKDDTTSKGKAVTSETRDVRTPSAETENKKILPKQRRPTDEELKKRGRKRKESEPEKSKAAEEMPVDPAPSYKGVVELGDRLKVYYGPTHESKVTYEAKVIDIEKVSAEPVYLVHYTGWNTRYDEWIKGSRIAQNFTQTQVRVKRGKTTPRPQTPSAAGSSTSNKLTKMSAQSRRRAHSVAPTFNSSSGTVVEDGKRDEKDKDNQQPPRSTTPSSIASSSSRTKSPATPAVNRKIRVTRNQQGLESRRRTRRMSGHTDISVASESDSEAYESDTMEPEQARTRSRGIEERKRSSRRRGDDEVKAEDCSEVEEDKDGTHEELRRGRRLRRTPGKSQAIKSEPESDDDQPKGRDFDLNQIRSELKGFEKAVKLELIRVERDSDDQKEDDGESGAVVQPTLMPGSPKTDKKLTDLAKLEPVIDPKPPESTDDIYEFKEPEPFEFEVRNKRDPGVEKDKVKKRVFDEEPKSPKKKQKTLLPSTKEIKIEGDNDQKKRVRRPFNKRADDTEVTPPPGKVKSQSACEEAFDKLCESPSFSPLKPSTVSEEVGKVALDMLFSDLPGDEDGTADDPEDRLIISETEVSEAEQENLFTYQQEIFPSSDIPDTMEFSKEEVKANQQETVEEKPVPVSVQSSPIVQDAKQTTSKISTSTPVIADTKILDIKPLESSPALSPALVTPAPISTRLPATSTIEEKLSAAALAFRNKFKDIRKEDQTGDEGTWKSTKESSKKSFSETSATAKKTTDNEGEKKKPDDDEDEKKKEEERRETMRAVIKQKEEELQQLKMKKVTELKKAVEAKAAAAVVEQKKIVQQEKEDEQKDRAEEEELSLLRKDEERREREQTERDKDKEKEKEKDKRKRIISQEFLDSTDSSDSEQRLVIDNEEPPEEKYVSSNFDIKLRAELEKLQDIQENRATTHPHPSPTPAEKSTLAVVTPILKTEEEAENISSLLCEEEIPGSPAPVVDNIDQATVSTTQLLPSQVEAPGSSIVLLEMPFASAPTSGQSSGASATSTISTVNVSVPKSSPDVSVPVSLPVQQASVLGPRSQPTLQAVLPQPQPNLAAAPAAAQRRESNEAAPVMDNTPPTTPDSTISNISGSPRDEGTGGSSPLFEDNTKSNRDSSEADNDSASKGLGGGFSEDDVSLPIADSAGGQDRNGKTIASKRTAEASPSPKKRKRSRKHSECSSNVGKKSSTARHVGRHSRHSGAATDSDDTSESSNICPGNANITSHTNIPTVPDLPSYSTRSPRPLKYNFYVELDPELDGSQRIAVLQQKLTELRKTYNAVKVELAGIERRRKKLRRRERDALKAAKAEMQQACS from the exons ATGCTG GGAGACGATCCACCGTATCTTTCGGTTGGTACGGAGGTAAGTGCAAAGTACAAAGGGGCATTTTGCGAAGCAAAAATCAGGAAAGTCGTTAGATCGGTAAAGTGCCGAGTAACTTACAAGCAGGGCTTAGGAACAGCCACTGTGACCGACGACCAAATAAAGGGAACGCTCAGGGTTGGAGCATCCGTAGAAGCAAAGCACAATGACAGAAAGGAATTCGTAGAGGCTACAGTTACGAAAATTCAAGACTGTAGTCAATACACAGTGGTCTTTGATGACGGAGACATAACTACCCTCAGGAGAACGGCGCTCTGCCTAAAAAGTGGTAGACACTTTGCTGAAAGCGAAACCTTGGATCAACTACCCCTCACACACCCTGAACATTTTGGAAATCCTGTCATCGGAGGGCGCAGGGGACGGAGGTCTAGGCAAGCTCA AGATGAAAGTAGCGACGATGAAGACAGCCCACCTAGGGGTGCTAGGGAGTCAGGATCCGGGGGGCTTGGCAAAGAATGTGCGGAAACCGAGCCAGAAATTGGTAGGGTCGTCTGCGTTGAGCTtggagacaagaaaaaaaaagacaactgGTTTCCTGGGCTAGTTGTAGCTCCCACTGCTCAAGATACCGTCAGGATACGTGTACGGGATGACTATCTCGTTCGCTCGTTCAAAGATGCTAGATA TTACACTGTACCAAAGAAGGAAGCTACGGAGTTCACTAAAGAGTTGGTCAACAAGGTAGAGAACAATGCGCTTAGAGTCGCAGTTGAAAAAGCACTGTTATTCTTGGACAAGAACGAACTTCCACCGCACTGGGACAGGGATTCCCTATTTGGTAATGCAGACTCTAGTGGAAACAGTGACAGCGATGGAGAACTTGACTCGGAT AGTTCTGACGATGAGCCTAGGGAGGAAAAAGACCACTTTGTTGCGCAACTTTACAAGTTCATGGATGATAGAGGGACTCCGATAAATAATTGTCCAATGATAGGAACACAAGATATCGACTTATACAGATTATTTCGGGCTGTTTACAAGCTCGGCGGTTACAATCGAGTCACTAATCAGAATCAATGGAAGTCTATAACTCGTCGTCTCGGTTTTCCTATTCAAAGTACGTCGTCGACGCACGGTTTGGTTAAACAACAGTATAAGAAGTTCTTACATTCTTTCGAGGATTTTTATAGGAAACTCGGATGTACAATGGTTAACCATCCGAGAGGTGGTACGAGAAAACAAAGGCCTGGACGTAGCCTTATAAGAGATAGGGACAGAAGTACTCCCGTCCCTCCTCAAATGCCTTCGTTCAAATTTgagaaggaagaagatgaaaa acgcatagaaatcgaagaaaagagGGATAAGAAAGAcgtaaaaaaagagataatcaaagaagaagaggttttgaaaatcacgaaaaaagaagattttgaCAAGAGCGGCGATGGGCATGAGAGTGACGTTATTGTTGATGGTGAAGAAGAATCATCATCCAGTGAAAAGTCGCTAAAAGCTTCGATCGTGACTCCACCTGTGGTAGTTGCTACTACGTCAATTGTGGCAACAACATCTACGCCTATAAAAGTTAAGTCATCGAAAGTTattaaagaagagaaaagaaagccATTGAGCGATAAGAAAAAGGGTGACACGAAAaagttgggggaaaaaaaagaggagaaggtaAAACAACAGGAAGAAGAACAACCAACAGTGACAAGATCGAAATCCAAGGATGACACTACATCTAAAGGAAAGGCTGTGACATCGGAAACTAGGGACGTCCGGACACCCTCTGCTGAAActgagaataaaaagattCTGCCCAAGCAAAGGCGACCAACAGATGAAGAACTCAAAAAGCGGGGACGCAAACGCAAGGAAAGTGAACCAGAAAAATCTAAAGCAGCCGAGGAAATGCCTGTTGATCCCGCACCCTCTTACAAAGGAGTTGTCGAGCTCGGTGATCGTCTCAAAGTCTATTACGGACCTACTCATGAGTCCAAGGTAACATACGAAGCAAAAGTCATCGACATTGAAAAGGTTTCAGCCGAACCTGTTTATTTGGTACACTATACTGGCTGGAATACACGCTACGACGAATGGATTAAAGGCTCTAGGATTGCGCAAAACTTCACGCAAACACAGGTCAGGGTTAAAAGAGGTAAGACCACACCCAGACCTCAAACTCCCAGTGCTGCTGGCTCCTCGACATCTAATAAACTTACGAAAATGTCAGCCCAGAGCCGAAGGAGGGCTCACAGTGTCGCTCCTACGTTTAATTCGTCGAGTGGAACAGTTGTCGAGGATGggaagagagatgaaaaagataaagacaACCAACAGCCTCCCAGGTCGACGACACCCTCTTCAATCGCTAGTTCTAGCTCCAGAACTAAGAGCCCTGCGACTCCAGCTGTCAATAGAAAAATTAGGGTGACTAGAAACCAGCAGGGTTTAGAATCTAGACGACGTACCCGACGTATGTCTGGACATACGGATATCTCTGTAGCTTCTGAAAGTGACAGTGAAGCTTATGAATCTGATACAATGGAACCGGAACAAGCGAGGACGAGATCCAGAGGTATAGAGGAACGAAAGAGAAGCTCGAGACGTAGAGGGGATGATGAAGTTAAAGCCGAAGACTGCAGTGAGGTCGAAGAAGATAAAGATGGGACTCATGAAGAACTTAGGCGGGGACGAAGGCTTAGAAGAACTCCGGGAAAAAGTCAGGCCATCAAATCTGAGCCTGAAAGTGACGATGATCAACCCAAAGGCAGGGATTTTGACCTAAATCAGATAAGGTCTGAACTAAAAGGCTTTGAAAAGGCTGTAAAACTGGAACTGATCAGAGTTGAAAGAGACTCGGATGATCAAAAGGAAGATGATGGAGAAAGCGGAGCTGTTGTTCAGCCAACACTCATGCCCGGCTCTCCAAAGACGGATAAGAAATTAACAGATCTTGCAAAACTTGAGCCAGTAATTGATCCCAAGCCTCCCGAGAGCACGGATGATATATACGAATTTAAGGAACCCGAACCTTTCGAATTTGAAGTTAGAAACAAACGCGACCCTGGTGTAGAGAAAGACAAAGTCAAGAAACGGGTGTTTGATGAGGAGCCAaagagtccaaaaaaaaaacagaaaactctGCTACCGTCAACTAAAGAGATTAAAATCGAGGGAGATAACGATCAAAAGAAAAGAGTTCGCAG ACCTTTTAACAAGAGAGCTGATGACACAGAGGTGACCCCACCGCCGGGTAAAGTGAAGTCACAATCTGCTTGCGAGGAAGCATTCGATAAACTTTGCGAATCTCCATCGTTTAGTCCTTTAAAACCATCCACCGTCTCGGAAGAAGTTGGCAAGGTTGCTCTAGACATGCTTTTCAGTGACCTGCCCGGAGACGAGGATGGCACCGCCGACGATCCTGAGGATAGACTAATCATTTCTGAGACTGAGGTGTCAGAAGCAGAACAGGAGAATCTTTTTACATATCAGCAGGAGATCTTTCCATCAAGTGATATTCCTGATACAATGGAGTTCAGCAAAGAGGAAGTCAAAGCCAACCAGCAGGAAACTGTGGAAGAGAAACCAGTTCCTGTGAGCGTTCAGTCCTCTCCAATTGTCCAAGATGCTAAACAAACAACAAGCAAGATTTCTACCTCAACTCCAGTTATTGCGGATACAAAAATCTTGGACATCAAGCCCCTTGAAAGTAGCCCTGCGTTGTCACCTGCTCTAGTAACTCCAGCACCGATCAGCACTAGGCTGCCGGCAACATCTACCATAGAAGAAAAACTATCAGCTGCTGCACTGGCCtttagaaataaattcaaggATATCAGAAAGGAAGATCAGACTGGTGATGAAGGAACTTGGAAGTCTACGAAGGAATCCTCtaagaaaagtttttcggaAACTTCGGCGACAGCGAAGAAGACAACGGATAatgagggggagaaaaaaaaaccggatgatgatgaggatgaaaaaaagaaagaggaggaacGTAGAGAGACTATGCGGGCAGTGATTAagcagaaagaagaagagttacagcaattaaaaatgaaaaaggtaaCCGAACTCAAAAAAGCAGTGGAAGCAaaggctgctgctgcagttgtagagcagaaaaaaattgtgcaacAAGAGAAGGAAGACGAGCAAAAGGACCGAGCTGAGGAAGAGGAATTATCCTTGTTGAGGAAGGATGAAGAACGCAGGGAGCGAGAGCAGACAGAAAGAGAcaaggataaagaaaaagagaaagaaaaggataaaCGAAAACGTATAATTAGCCAGGAGTTTCTCGATTCCACCGACAGCAGTGACTCTGAGCAAAGACTTGTCATAGACAACGAGGAACCTCCAGAAGAGAAGTacgtttcttcgaattttgatATCAAGTTGAGAGCCGAGCtagaaaaacttcaagatATTCAAGAGAATCGAGCAACGACACACCCCCATCCTTCCCCAACTCCAGCAGAGAAATCTACCCTGGCCGTTGTCACGCCAATTTtaaaaacagaagaagagGCGGAAAATATTAGCTCGTTGCTATGCGAAGAAGAAATACCCGGTTCCCCAGCTCCTGTAGTGGATAACATTGACCAAGCTACAGTTTCAACTACTCAGTTGCTGCCCTCACAGGTTGAAGCCCCTGGAAGTAGCATTGTCCTTTTGGAAATGCCATTCGCGAGCGCTCCAACTTCCGGTCAAAGTTCAGGAGCCTCTGCTACGAGTACAATTTCCACGGTTAACGTGTCAGTTCCAAAGAGCAGCCCCGATGTTTCGGTTCCAGTCTCACTACCTGTCCAACAAGCTTCCGTACTTGGTCCCAGGTCTCAGCCTACACTCCAAGCAGTTTTACCTCAACCCCAACCAAATTTAGCAGCTGCTCCTGCCGCCGCACAACGCAGAGAGAGTAACGAGGCTGCACCAGTTATGGATAACACACCACCGACAACTCCCGATTCAACGATCTCAAATATTTCTGGTTCCCCGAGGGATGAGGGCACCGGAGGATCCTCCCCTCTGTTCGAGGATAACACCAAATCTAACAGAGACAGCTCTGAGGCAGACAATGACAGTGCAAGTAAAGGCTTAGGTGGAGGATTTAGCGAGGACGATGTAAGTTTACCGATCGCTGACAGTGCTGGGGGTCAAGATAGAAACGGAAAAACTATTGCATCGAAACGAACGGCGGAAGCATCACCATCTcctaaaaagagaaaacgaagtaGAAAACATTCCGAGTGCAGCAGTAATGTAGGTAAAAAATCTAGTACTGCCCGACATGTTGGACGCCATTCGAGGCATTCGGGAGCTGCTACTGATAGCGACGATACCAGTGAAAGCTCTAATATTTGCCCTGGAAATGCAAACATCACAAGCCACACCAATATACCTACTGTACCCGATTTGCCTAGTTATTCGACCAGGTCACCAAGGCCATTGAAGTACAACTTTTATGTTGAACTTG ACCCTGAGCTAGATGGAAGCCAACGGATTGCTGTTTTGCAGCAGAAACTTACCGAGTTACGTAAAACTTATAACGCTGTTAAAGTAGAGCTTGCGGGTATCGAGAGGCGCAGAAAAAAGCTGAGACGACGAGAACGGGACG CTCTAAAAGCAGCCAAAGCAGAGATGCAACAAGCTTGTTcgtga
- the LOC105685384 gene encoding uncharacterized protein LOC105685384, translating to MGSTDKAVITGFICRLCSKMNRFVIHIYGEEGERMKLAEKINAYLPITVNMNDPLPKTACLHCIERLEAHHELMEQFMYARRRLAAENKANAVASSSSTTSVVDVMPAPTSPPC from the exons ATGGGCAGCACGGACAAAGCGGTTATTACCGGGTTCATATGTAGGCTTTGTAGCAAGATGAACAGATTTGTTATCCACATATACGGTGAAGAAGGAGAACGAATGAAACTAGCGGAGAAAATCAACGCGTATCTACCCATAACG GTGAACATGAACGATCCGTTACCAAAGACAGCTTGTCTGCATTGCATCGAACGGCTAGAAGCACACCACGAATTGATGGAGCAATTCATGTATGCACGGCGGAGGTTAGCTGCAGAGAATAAAGCAAATGCGGTAGCTTCTTCATCCTCGACAACCTCAGTGGTGGATGTAATGCCAGCGCCTACTTCGCCACCCTGTTGA
- the LOC105685380 gene encoding protein arginine N-methyltransferase 1 isoform X1: MATSEVPVEITETSPIVSEHTTLKMETMEVAEPTVPSGKDAAATNDKDAVSVDDMTSRDYYFDSYAHFGIHEEMLKDEIRTVTYRNSMYHNKHLFKGKTVLDIGCGTGILSMFAAKAGAARVIGIECSNIVEYAKKIVEANQLSNVITILKGKVEEVTLPDGIEKVDIIISEWMGYCLFYESMLDTVLFARDKWLREDGMLFPDRATLFICGIEDRQYKDEKINWWDDVYGFDMSSIRKVAISEPLVDVVDPKQVVTNACLIKEVDLYTVTKGDLDFTSPFSLQVRRNDYVQALVTFFNIEFTKCHKRIGFSTAPEAQYTHWKQTVFYFDDYMTVKKGEEIYGVFSMKPNARNNRDLDFSVELDFKGELCEVHETNTYRMR, from the exons atggCGACGAGCGAGGTACCGGTAGAAATCACTGAAACTAGCCCAATTGTCAGCGAGCACACT ACCCTGAAGATGGAAACAATGGAAGTTGCCGAGCCAACGGTACCATCGGGAAAAGACGCGGCAGCCACAAATGACAAGGATGCTGTTTCTGTCGACGATATGACATCTCGTGACTATTATTTTGACTCGTATGCACACTTTGGTATACACGAAGAAATGCTGAAGGATGAGATTAGAACGGTGACTTACCGAAACTCCATGTACCACAACAAGCATCTTTTCAAGGGTAAAACTGTCCTGGACATTGGCTGCGGCACAGGAATCCTCTCAATGTTTGCTGCCAAGGCGGGAGCTGCTAGAGTAATCGGAATAGAATGTTCCAATATCGTAGAATATGCTAAGAAGATTGTTGAAGCCAATCAGCTGTCCAATGTGATCACTATTCTCAAGGGTAAAGTCGAGGAAGTGACTTTACCTgatggaatagaaaaagttgatataataatatcagaaTGGATGGGCTATTGCCTTTTCTACGAGTCTATGCTTGACACCGTTTTGTTCGCTAGAGACAAGTGGCTGCGAGAAGATGGTATGCTGTTTCCGGATAGGGCAACTTTGTTCATTTGTGGAATCGAAGATCGCCAGTAcaaagatgagaaaataaactgGTGGGACGATGTCTACGGTTTTGACATGAGTAGCATAAGAAAGGTTGCAATCAGTGAGCCGCTTGTAGATGTCGTAGATCCTAAACAAGTAGTTACAAACGCTTGTCTAATAAAAGAAGTAGATTTGTACACTGTAACCAAAGGAGATCTGGATTTCACGTCGCCATTCAGTCTCCAAGTCAGGAGAAATGACTATGTACAAGCATTGGTTACGTTTTTTAATATTGAATTTACCAAGTGCCATAAACGTATCGGGTTCAGCACTGCTCCCGAAGCGCAATACACACACTGGAAACAGACTGTGTTTTACTTCGACGACTACATGACAGTAAAAAAAGGTGAAGAGATATACGGAGTGTTCTCTATGAAACCAAATGCGAGGAATAATCGGGATCTCGATTTTAGCGTGGAACTGGACTTTAAAGGCGAATTGTGCGAAGTTCACGAAACCAACACTTACCGTATGCGCTGA